One Sediminibacillus dalangtanensis genomic region harbors:
- a CDS encoding YegS/Rv2252/BmrU family lipid kinase: MSDVNQYESGLFLYNGNKKEEAGQNLQQVLPVLAKAISRLHVMQTTSLEELHETCKEYAPAVDVMIILGGDGTIHECINAIAGLKKRPAVAILPSGTCNDFSRMLGMPQNMRQAAEAIANGQTRAVDIGQSDSRYFLNFWGIGLVTETSINIDKEQKRRLGVLSYFLSTLRTINQAEPFGYRIKADGEEIKGEAVLIVILNGKYIGTQEIPVSAITPHDGMLDILIVKNSSLAMFRELMMMNQEDVNTETLTELSHLQVSQAEIEVKGQEERQIDMDGEIVDTVPASIRVLPKHVKMIVNE; this comes from the coding sequence GTGTCAGACGTGAACCAATATGAATCAGGGTTATTTTTATACAATGGAAATAAAAAAGAAGAAGCCGGACAGAATCTGCAGCAGGTGCTGCCGGTTCTGGCAAAAGCAATCAGCAGATTGCATGTCATGCAAACGACAAGCTTGGAAGAGCTTCATGAAACGTGTAAAGAGTATGCACCTGCAGTAGATGTCATGATTATTTTAGGAGGCGACGGGACGATCCATGAATGCATCAATGCCATAGCCGGTTTGAAAAAGCGGCCTGCAGTAGCCATTTTACCTAGCGGTACGTGCAATGATTTCAGCAGAATGCTCGGGATGCCACAAAACATGCGGCAAGCTGCAGAAGCAATTGCGAATGGGCAAACCAGAGCTGTCGATATCGGGCAATCCGATTCCCGCTATTTTCTCAATTTTTGGGGGATAGGACTTGTCACTGAAACCTCGATTAACATTGACAAGGAACAAAAACGTCGTTTAGGCGTATTGAGTTATTTTTTAAGCACATTGCGGACCATTAATCAGGCAGAGCCTTTTGGTTATCGGATCAAGGCGGATGGAGAGGAGATAAAAGGGGAGGCGGTATTGATTGTCATTTTAAATGGGAAGTATATCGGAACACAGGAAATTCCAGTGTCAGCCATCACCCCCCACGACGGTATGCTTGATATTCTCATTGTCAAAAATTCGAGTCTTGCCATGTTCCGGGAGCTGATGATGATGAACCAGGAGGATGTGAATACAGAGACGTTGACAGAGCTTTCCCATCTGCAAGTAAGTCAGGCGGAAATTGAAGTAAAGGGACAGGAAGAACGACAAATCGATATGGACGGGGAAATCGTCGACACCGTCCCCGCATCTATCCGGGTTTTGCCCAAACATGTGAAGATGATAGTTAATGAATAA
- a CDS encoding cupredoxin domain-containing protein encodes MRKKILIVAVLGMLVLLLAACGSSSDDESGETKQESDENTTEETTTGDGGMAEEGSSDNTLNISATNFKFDQEEYTVQSGEEVTINLTSEEGNHGLAIDEFDVNIEGDGTATFTPEEPGEYEIYCSVPCGEGHSDMKSTLVVQ; translated from the coding sequence ATGAGGAAAAAAATATTAATAGTTGCAGTATTGGGCATGCTTGTCCTCTTGCTTGCGGCTTGCGGAAGCAGCAGTGATGATGAGTCAGGCGAAACAAAACAGGAAAGCGATGAAAATACAACAGAAGAAACGACAACAGGTGATGGAGGAATGGCGGAAGAAGGCTCCTCCGATAATACACTTAACATATCTGCAACAAACTTTAAGTTCGACCAAGAAGAATACACGGTACAAAGTGGTGAAGAAGTAACCATCAACCTGACCAGCGAGGAAGGGAACCACGGACTGGCTATCGATGAATTTGATGTAAATATTGAAGGGGATGGAACAGCCACCTTTACTCCGGAAGAACCAGGAGAGTATGAGATTTATTGCAGTGTCCCATGTGGTGAAGGACATTCCGATATGAAATCTACCTTAGTGGTTCAATAA
- a CDS encoding PspC domain-containing protein, with the protein MTKKLAKSANDKAIYGVCGGIAEFFGISSFIVRLLFFLTASTSV; encoded by the coding sequence ATGACGAAAAAGTTAGCAAAGTCTGCGAATGATAAAGCGATTTATGGTGTATGCGGAGGAATAGCGGAATTCTTTGGCATCTCCTCTTTCATTGTCAGGCTCCTTTTTTTCCTCACCGCTTCCACGTCGGTCTAG
- a CDS encoding class I SAM-dependent methyltransferase, which translates to MVLDTGERVIPEYMKPTNKLLLEHIARYQFALPYISGRVLDLSCGAGYGTHMIAKEKKNQIEEVVGIDIDQDIIEYARGAYYHPKSSFQKADATDETLVDKLGHFDTIVSFETLEHIAEEEKLLNNYFQLLKPGGTLLVSTPFGKGRGVPCGSPFHVHQLKPEEFQALFSQYRETTFFYQKGVLIVPAQETKDYPLGIAVCKKAA; encoded by the coding sequence TTGGTCTTAGACACAGGAGAACGGGTAATTCCAGAGTATATGAAGCCTACAAACAAACTGTTGTTGGAGCATATTGCAAGGTATCAATTTGCTCTGCCTTATATAAGCGGAAGAGTGCTGGATCTTTCCTGCGGAGCCGGATATGGCACCCATATGATTGCCAAAGAAAAGAAAAATCAAATTGAAGAAGTGGTCGGAATCGATATCGATCAGGACATTATCGAATATGCCAGAGGCGCTTACTATCACCCGAAGTCTTCTTTTCAAAAGGCGGATGCTACAGATGAAACGCTTGTAGATAAACTCGGCCATTTTGATACGATTGTCAGCTTCGAAACATTGGAACACATTGCAGAAGAAGAAAAGCTGTTGAACAACTACTTTCAATTACTGAAGCCGGGCGGCACGCTACTAGTTTCCACCCCCTTCGGCAAAGGCCGCGGTGTACCATGCGGATCTCCCTTTCACGTTCACCAGCTGAAGCCGGAGGAATTTCAGGCATTGTTCAGCCAGTATCGGGAAACTACCTTTTTTTATCAAAAGGGTGTGCTGATCGTACCAGCTCAAGAGACGAAGGACTATCCACTGGGGATTGCCGTCTGTAAAAAAGCAGCCTGA
- a CDS encoding MarR family winged helix-turn-helix transcriptional regulator — translation MDVNQSYAEKKQDPSLKLFVVLSKAYRSIADQVEVDIRKKGLNPTEFGVLELLYHQGDHTLQKIGDKILLASGSITYVVDKLEKKGYLERKPSIEDRRITYASITDTGRDLLHHIFPDHWAQIEKITGGLSQQEKQQAIELLKKLGLYAEQLKLDKS, via the coding sequence ATGGATGTTAATCAATCATATGCAGAAAAAAAGCAAGATCCGTCTTTAAAACTATTCGTTGTACTCTCGAAAGCATACCGTTCCATTGCCGACCAGGTCGAGGTCGATATCAGAAAAAAAGGACTGAATCCGACGGAGTTTGGTGTGTTGGAACTTCTCTATCATCAGGGGGACCATACCCTTCAAAAAATTGGAGATAAAATTCTGTTAGCCAGCGGCAGCATTACGTATGTTGTCGACAAACTGGAAAAGAAGGGCTACCTGGAAAGGAAACCATCCATCGAAGATCGGCGGATAACGTATGCTTCCATCACGGACACCGGGAGGGACCTTTTGCACCATATCTTCCCTGATCATTGGGCGCAAATTGAAAAGATAACCGGTGGTTTGTCCCAGCAGGAAAAGCAGCAAGCCATCGAGCTGTTGAAAAAATTAGGGCTGTATGCAGAACAATTAAAGCTGGATAAGAGTTAG
- a CDS encoding RAxF-45 family protein: MPYTETHASYKSNLYMYRAIIHDLAANGIRMSFFSN, translated from the coding sequence ATGCCATACACAGAAACGCACGCGTCCTACAAAAGCAACCTGTATATGTACCGTGCGATTATTCATGATTTAGCTGCTAACGGGATACGTATGTCCTTTTTTAGCAACTGA
- the abc-f gene encoding ribosomal protection-like ABC-F family protein, whose product MLVTLKDIKKIIGGSILFEKLNVEIKAGEKIGLVGRNGSGKTTIFKLIVKQELFDKGDLFIKKGTKIGYLRQVPQYFSGTVKSFLLSGLEELLAFKQKMKELETKMQEEGNLETILQEYGKAQEAFTAAGGYEMDAQLDKIANGLGIDHLIHLSFSSLSGGEKTKAGLARLLLQNPDLLLLDEPTNHLDLTAIEWLEQYIANYQGAVCVVSHDRNFLDHSIEKIIDLENGEASYYKGNYSHFVRQKEAKLLSEFAAFQEQQRKIKKMKETIKRLKQWANQANPPNEGLHKRARNMERALERMEKIERPEIDPDKMKLTLQADHRSGKDVIKAEAISKQFAGRAILKELDLHLRYQDRLAIVGDNGSGKSTLMKILLGELTPDRGRVAAGTQLEIGYLSQQPIEEEEEEKRLIDRFREEVSVSEGQARGLLANFMFYGFSVFKKLGQLSGGERMRLKLAIFMHRGVNVLFLDEPTNHLDMESQEVLEEALAKFKGTVLCISHDRYFLNTCFPETAYLVDGKLERMPGTYQETNHRWKHWKESTAKKETTPNNQNPPINRDPVDYEGAILELEEQLASLTQRKELSNGQIKKERQQIEEKIEACYAAWLE is encoded by the coding sequence ATGTTAGTCACATTAAAGGATATAAAGAAAATAATCGGAGGCAGTATCCTCTTTGAAAAACTAAACGTGGAAATAAAGGCTGGAGAAAAAATAGGATTGGTGGGGAGAAACGGTTCTGGTAAAACAACGATATTCAAACTGATTGTCAAACAAGAATTATTTGACAAAGGAGACTTGTTCATTAAAAAGGGAACAAAAATTGGCTATCTTAGACAAGTACCGCAGTATTTTTCTGGTACTGTGAAGAGCTTTCTCTTGTCTGGGCTGGAAGAACTTCTTGCATTCAAGCAAAAGATGAAAGAACTAGAAACAAAAATGCAGGAAGAGGGGAATCTCGAAACGATATTGCAGGAGTACGGGAAAGCCCAGGAAGCATTTACCGCAGCCGGCGGTTATGAGATGGATGCCCAACTGGATAAGATAGCCAACGGTTTAGGTATTGACCACTTGATTCACCTGTCCTTCTCCTCGCTGAGTGGCGGAGAAAAAACAAAAGCAGGATTGGCGAGACTGTTGTTGCAGAACCCTGATTTACTTTTGCTGGATGAACCAACCAATCATTTGGATTTGACTGCAATCGAGTGGCTGGAGCAGTACATTGCCAACTATCAGGGAGCAGTATGTGTGGTTTCGCACGATCGGAATTTTTTAGATCATAGTATAGAAAAAATCATCGATCTGGAAAATGGAGAAGCCAGTTATTACAAAGGGAATTATTCGCATTTTGTCCGACAAAAGGAGGCGAAACTGCTTAGTGAGTTTGCCGCCTTCCAGGAACAACAGCGAAAAATCAAAAAAATGAAGGAAACAATTAAACGCCTGAAACAGTGGGCCAATCAGGCAAATCCGCCAAATGAAGGATTGCATAAACGGGCAAGGAACATGGAAAGAGCCTTGGAGCGAATGGAAAAAATCGAACGGCCCGAAATCGACCCGGATAAAATGAAATTGACGTTGCAAGCTGACCATCGCTCCGGAAAAGACGTCATTAAAGCGGAAGCGATATCCAAACAGTTTGCTGGGAGAGCTATTTTGAAGGAACTGGATTTGCATTTACGGTACCAGGATCGCTTGGCAATCGTCGGCGACAATGGAAGCGGTAAGTCTACTTTGATGAAAATTCTTCTGGGGGAGCTGACTCCTGACAGAGGCAGGGTCGCAGCCGGAACACAGCTGGAAATCGGCTATCTTTCCCAACAGCCAATCGAAGAAGAAGAGGAGGAAAAACGCTTGATTGACAGGTTCCGGGAAGAAGTTTCGGTCTCCGAGGGCCAGGCCCGCGGCTTGCTAGCCAACTTCATGTTCTATGGGTTTTCTGTCTTCAAGAAGTTGGGACAGCTGAGCGGAGGAGAAAGAATGCGGTTGAAACTCGCTATTTTTATGCACAGAGGAGTCAATGTCTTATTTTTAGATGAACCAACCAATCATTTGGATATGGAATCGCAGGAAGTACTGGAGGAAGCCCTGGCTAAATTCAAGGGGACAGTGCTTTGTATATCGCACGACCGCTATTTTTTGAATACGTGTTTCCCGGAAACGGCCTATTTAGTTGATGGCAAACTGGAACGGATGCCGGGGACTTATCAAGAGACGAACCATAGATGGAAGCACTGGAAAGAGTCGACAGCCAAGAAGGAAACTACACCAAATAATCAAAATCCGCCGATCAACAGGGACCCGGTTGATTATGAAGGGGCGATTTTGGAGTTGGAGGAACAGCTTGCGTCACTAACCCAACGTAAGGAGCTATCGAATGGTCAAATAAAAAAGGAAAGACAACAGATCGAAGAAAAAATAGAAGCCTGCTATGCAGCATGGTTGGAATAA
- a CDS encoding glutaredoxin family protein: MTEQNVVVYVSDNCSQCHELTAQLDRWGIEYTEKNISRHKAYTQEMQSHNIYGTPAVFINDYKILGFQKQRLRNALMVKGGRSVMQEKQPFVKKQ; encoded by the coding sequence ATGACAGAGCAGAATGTCGTCGTTTATGTCAGTGACAATTGTTCACAATGCCACGAACTGACAGCACAGCTTGACCGCTGGGGAATCGAATATACAGAGAAAAACATTTCCAGGCACAAAGCTTATACTCAGGAGATGCAGAGTCATAATATTTATGGAACACCAGCCGTTTTTATAAATGACTACAAAATTTTAGGATTTCAGAAGCAAAGACTACGGAATGCTTTGATGGTGAAAGGCGGCCGCAGTGTAATGCAAGAAAAACAGCCCTTTGTTAAAAAACAGTAG
- a CDS encoding YppG family protein, translating to MNQWRAPYSDYGYQPYESYQLPGLPNQLHPFMTPNQNAGIPPAGPPYNQFMKPPHPSPWPQQNPSASGSGGPFGQAPGGGFIHYFQDKNGQMDIDKMLNTVGQMATTFQQVAPLFKGFGSFIKGIK from the coding sequence ATGAATCAGTGGAGAGCGCCATATTCAGACTATGGTTACCAGCCATATGAAAGCTATCAGCTGCCTGGACTACCGAACCAGCTGCATCCGTTTATGACTCCAAACCAAAATGCCGGGATTCCACCAGCTGGTCCGCCTTACAATCAATTTATGAAACCACCACATCCTTCTCCTTGGCCCCAGCAAAATCCTTCTGCATCCGGATCGGGAGGGCCGTTCGGCCAAGCACCTGGAGGAGGGTTCATTCATTATTTCCAAGACAAAAACGGTCAGATGGACATCGACAAAATGCTGAATACGGTTGGACAGATGGCAACTACTTTTCAGCAGGTTGCACCGCTGTTTAAAGGTTTCGGCTCTTTTATAAAAGGAATAAAGTGA
- a CDS encoding alpha/beta hydrolase, whose protein sequence is MIGCLCIHGYTGGPYEVEPLAERLKENTDWQVVVPCLPGHGSTLALKGVPFEQWVSAAEEEMKKLVRKCDSVYVIGFSMGGMIASYLAAKYQATKLALLSPAGKYLNFKQMGIEMARFMVKGVKGQLKQDPLYSNYKEKFGSVPFTSMLEFQKCVRFTRPYLRKIECPVLIAQGRQDSMVPYKTVLYLDKEIAAETELILYDQSKHHICLGEEKEELIQNVYSFLTSKKGVFDKGEVIIQ, encoded by the coding sequence ATGATCGGCTGTTTATGTATTCACGGATATACGGGCGGTCCTTATGAAGTAGAGCCATTGGCAGAGCGGTTAAAAGAAAATACCGACTGGCAGGTGGTAGTGCCCTGTCTCCCCGGCCATGGAAGTACGCTGGCATTGAAAGGTGTTCCTTTCGAGCAATGGGTATCAGCTGCAGAGGAAGAAATGAAAAAGTTAGTCAGGAAATGTGACAGTGTCTATGTCATTGGCTTTTCAATGGGCGGGATGATTGCAAGTTACTTGGCAGCCAAATACCAAGCAACCAAACTGGCATTGCTGTCACCAGCAGGAAAATACTTAAATTTTAAACAAATGGGCATTGAAATGGCCCGCTTTATGGTAAAAGGGGTCAAGGGACAGCTCAAGCAGGATCCGCTTTACAGCAACTATAAAGAGAAATTCGGGTCCGTACCCTTCACTTCCATGCTGGAATTTCAAAAATGCGTCCGATTCACACGTCCGTATCTCCGGAAGATCGAATGCCCGGTGCTGATTGCCCAAGGCCGTCAGGACAGCATGGTTCCATATAAAACTGTACTTTACCTGGACAAAGAGATAGCAGCGGAAACCGAACTCATCTTGTATGATCAATCGAAACATCATATATGTCTGGGAGAGGAAAAAGAAGAATTGATCCAGAATGTTTATTCATTTTTAACTAGCAAAAAAGGGGTTTTCGATAAAGGTGAAGTCATTATCCAATAA
- a CDS encoding MFS transporter: MKSLSNNQVLVHPPFFYGWIIVFIAGLSVFFSGPGQTYSISIFIDYYIADFDYSRSYVSGIYSTATLAAGFSLFLVGRLVDRFGQRVMMAIVAIMLAIACFWNALLTGAVMMFLGIFMLRLFGQGSMTLLPNTLVPQWFRAKRGRALSLMTIGGFAGPALFPPINTWLVDEVGWRWTWTFWGIMLLIVFVPLAIFFVRNQPKDIGEKPDGELKQGTAQNSWSLKDAARTKLFWVILAALSLIVSIWIGISYGWQTALIFWSVLLIVAGPSAYLFKRF, from the coding sequence GTGAAGTCATTATCCAATAATCAAGTTTTGGTTCATCCACCCTTCTTTTATGGGTGGATCATTGTGTTTATCGCCGGGTTAAGTGTGTTTTTTTCCGGACCCGGCCAAACGTATTCCATTTCGATTTTCATTGATTACTATATTGCAGATTTTGATTATTCACGTTCTTATGTATCGGGAATTTACTCGACCGCCACATTGGCTGCCGGGTTTTCTCTGTTCTTGGTCGGGAGACTGGTCGACCGTTTCGGGCAGCGGGTAATGATGGCAATAGTGGCCATCATGCTGGCAATTGCCTGTTTTTGGAACGCTCTTTTGACAGGGGCGGTTATGATGTTTCTCGGTATTTTCATGCTTCGTTTATTTGGACAAGGTTCGATGACTCTCCTCCCCAATACCCTGGTTCCGCAGTGGTTCCGGGCGAAAAGGGGAAGGGCACTGAGCCTGATGACCATCGGTGGTTTCGCAGGTCCTGCTTTGTTTCCACCAATCAATACCTGGTTGGTCGACGAGGTTGGCTGGAGGTGGACATGGACGTTTTGGGGTATCATGCTGCTTATTGTTTTTGTCCCCTTAGCAATCTTTTTCGTGCGAAACCAGCCGAAGGACATTGGAGAAAAGCCAGATGGAGAGTTAAAACAAGGAACTGCACAAAACAGTTGGAGCCTGAAAGATGCTGCCAGGACGAAGTTGTTCTGGGTTATCCTTGCAGCCCTTTCTCTGATTGTGAGTATCTGGATAGGTATCAGCTATGGTTGGCAGACCGCATTGATTTTTTGGAGTGTGCTCCTAATCGTAGCCGGTCCTTCTGCCTATTTGTTTAAACGATTTTGA
- a CDS encoding MFS transporter — MSAETAALVLSLMAIFGFPVSFVVGYLVDRISVHYILAITFLGHIISLVVLLFTDSAAMAIAFGVIWGVVNGFERITLNIVWPNYFGREHLGSIKGLAQTCMVISSAFGPLPFGLFYDLFGGYQEILLVMLLLPITAGTLSLFAPRPTYQKN, encoded by the coding sequence TTGTCGGCGGAAACAGCAGCCCTTGTGTTATCGTTGATGGCGATATTCGGCTTTCCGGTCAGCTTTGTCGTCGGTTACCTGGTCGATCGGATTTCCGTCCACTATATCTTGGCGATCACGTTTCTTGGCCACATTATATCGCTGGTTGTATTGTTGTTTACTGATTCAGCCGCCATGGCGATAGCTTTTGGGGTGATATGGGGAGTGGTCAACGGGTTTGAACGAATCACCCTCAACATCGTCTGGCCAAATTACTTCGGCCGTGAACATCTTGGCAGCATAAAAGGACTGGCCCAAACATGCATGGTTATTTCATCTGCCTTCGGGCCGCTGCCGTTTGGCTTGTTTTATGACTTGTTTGGCGGTTATCAAGAAATCCTGCTGGTCATGCTGCTGCTTCCGATAACTGCAGGAACATTGAGTTTGTTTGCTCCTCGGCCGACTTATCAAAAAAATTAA
- a CDS encoding DegV family protein gives MRIQLMTDGSADLSKQMEEELQVKVVPLYLNFGEKQYRTGIDLDIPAFNQMMRAAEELPRSAAPNPNDFYNAYKEVDPETPIIMLSLTKGVSSTYENAEAGKEMLLQEEPERKIEVINTKTASSGLILLLHEAAKKMDEGFSYEQLVQHLHIKVEQTTTLFVLKTIDNLIKGGRLDRMKGTIAKTLNIKLLMKASEEEGVIEVSEKVRGDKKSIRRFIEQIGEYTRNFEDKLIAMTHCNAEERAKKVLEDVKKKYPFKDTILTEMGPLISTYAGEGGLVIAFFKD, from the coding sequence ATGAGAATTCAATTAATGACAGACGGAAGTGCAGACCTATCTAAGCAAATGGAAGAGGAATTGCAAGTGAAGGTGGTTCCGCTTTACCTGAACTTTGGCGAAAAGCAATATCGGACCGGGATAGACCTAGACATACCTGCCTTCAATCAAATGATGCGAGCAGCAGAGGAGCTTCCCCGTTCTGCTGCACCGAACCCAAATGATTTTTACAATGCATACAAAGAAGTCGATCCGGAAACACCGATTATTATGCTTTCCCTGACCAAAGGCGTAAGCAGTACGTACGAGAATGCTGAAGCCGGGAAAGAAATGCTTCTCCAGGAAGAGCCTGAGCGAAAAATTGAAGTAATCAATACAAAAACAGCATCGTCCGGCCTTATCTTGTTGCTGCATGAAGCTGCTAAAAAGATGGATGAAGGTTTTTCCTATGAACAGCTTGTTCAACACTTGCATATCAAAGTGGAGCAGACCACTACCCTGTTCGTTCTGAAAACAATCGATAACCTCATTAAAGGGGGAAGATTGGACCGTATGAAAGGAACGATCGCCAAAACACTTAACATTAAATTGCTGATGAAGGCAAGTGAGGAAGAGGGAGTCATCGAAGTCAGTGAAAAAGTGCGCGGTGATAAAAAATCGATCCGCAGGTTTATCGAACAAATCGGGGAGTATACCCGCAACTTCGAAGACAAGCTTATAGCCATGACCCATTGCAATGCGGAAGAGCGAGCCAAGAAAGTATTGGAAGATGTGAAAAAAAAGTATCCATTCAAAGATACCATTTTAACGGAAATGGGACCGCTCATCTCGACTTATGCCGGAGAAGGCGGCCTGGTTATTGCCTTTTTCAAAGATTGA
- a CDS encoding DMT family transporter, protein MNKPSVHPSIAISIGVIAVSTAAVLVKLAETAPASIIANYRLLLAVFIMSPYVLLKHRRDLTAISRKDWLLAALAGIFLAFHFIFWFESLNYTSVASSVVLVTLQPIFAFLGTFLFFQERFSPGALLSMAIAVTGSVIISWGDFQVSGMALFGDFLALFGAIMVTGYLLLGQNTRKRLALMPYTFVVYGISAVTLIIYNLILRQPFTGYPANDWLVFIALAIIPTFFGHTLFNWAIKWVSTAVISMSIIFEPIGASVLAYLILDEQITWSQWLGGTIILFGLFLFIVSTSGRKSRLTLSRTSKR, encoded by the coding sequence ATGAACAAACCATCGGTACATCCATCGATCGCTATCAGTATCGGGGTGATTGCTGTATCGACCGCAGCCGTGCTAGTTAAGCTGGCCGAAACAGCTCCCGCCTCCATCATTGCAAACTATCGGCTGTTGCTGGCTGTCTTCATCATGTCTCCTTATGTACTTCTCAAGCATCGCAGGGACTTGACGGCCATTTCCAGAAAAGATTGGCTGCTGGCAGCACTCGCAGGGATATTTCTCGCCTTCCACTTTATTTTTTGGTTTGAGTCGTTAAATTATACATCTGTCGCCAGCTCTGTCGTTCTGGTCACGTTACAGCCGATTTTTGCATTTCTCGGTACTTTCCTGTTTTTTCAGGAAAGGTTTTCGCCAGGAGCACTGCTTAGTATGGCCATCGCCGTGACAGGCAGCGTCATCATCAGTTGGGGTGATTTTCAAGTAAGCGGGATGGCTTTGTTCGGCGACTTTCTCGCTCTGTTTGGCGCTATCATGGTGACTGGATACTTACTGTTGGGACAGAATACCCGCAAAAGGCTTGCCTTGATGCCTTACACCTTTGTCGTGTATGGAATAAGCGCCGTCACCTTGATCATCTATAATCTGATTTTGCGGCAACCATTTACCGGATATCCCGCCAACGATTGGCTTGTCTTTATTGCCTTAGCCATCATCCCAACTTTTTTTGGCCATACCCTGTTTAATTGGGCGATCAAATGGGTAAGTACAGCTGTAATTTCAATGAGCATTATTTTCGAACCCATCGGCGCTTCGGTGTTAGCCTACCTTATTCTCGACGAGCAAATTACCTGGTCACAGTGGCTGGGAGGAACGATTATCCTCTTCGGTTTGTTTCTGTTTATCGTCAGTACCTCTGGGAGAAAATCCAGGCTTACATTGTCCCGAACAAGCAAACGGTAG
- a CDS encoding DEAD/DEAH box helicase has translation MTTFKSLDISNPIMKALEKMGFEEATPIQAETIPLAKQGNDVIGQAQTGTGKTAAFGIPMIEKIDQDLKRIQGLVVAPTRELAIQVGEEINRLGRFKGVRTLPVYGGQHMERQIRALKDGPHIVVATPGRLLDHIRRKTINISNVHTAVLDEADEMLNMGFIDDIRDILKAIPEQRQTLLFSATMPKEIRDIATTLMKKPEEVRVKAKEMTVENIDQFFVEVHEKQKFDTLTNLLDVHVPDLAIIFGRTKKRVDEVTEGLQARGFRAEGIHGDLTQGKRMSVLNKFKNGRIEILVATDVAARGLDISGVTHVYNFDVPQDPESYVHRIGRTGRAGKGGEAVSFITPREIPHLHLIEKVTKGKIKRLQAPSMDEALRGQQQITVEKMQSTIEKQDLQSYRETANELLNQYDSVTIVSAALKLLTKERRNAPVKLTSIAPVSVKQAHKDKNKKKYRGNDKRNYSRKGKPSGKPSRNRKFQNKRNSNNNRGQNY, from the coding sequence GTGACAACTTTTAAATCATTAGACATATCCAACCCAATTATGAAGGCTTTGGAAAAGATGGGGTTTGAAGAGGCGACCCCGATTCAGGCAGAAACCATTCCACTGGCCAAGCAAGGAAATGACGTTATTGGGCAGGCTCAGACAGGTACTGGGAAAACAGCTGCTTTCGGAATACCGATGATCGAGAAAATCGACCAGGATCTGAAGCGAATCCAGGGATTAGTCGTAGCACCGACAAGGGAACTTGCTATCCAAGTCGGGGAAGAAATCAACAGACTCGGACGTTTTAAAGGAGTAAGAACGTTGCCAGTCTACGGTGGACAGCATATGGAACGTCAAATCAGAGCATTAAAGGATGGTCCGCATATTGTGGTTGCCACACCAGGACGATTGCTGGACCATATCCGCAGAAAGACCATCAATATCAGCAATGTCCATACGGCTGTGCTGGACGAAGCAGACGAAATGCTTAACATGGGCTTTATTGATGATATTCGTGATATTTTGAAGGCTATTCCGGAACAGCGTCAAACGTTGTTGTTCTCGGCTACAATGCCAAAAGAAATCCGGGATATCGCCACCACTTTGATGAAGAAACCGGAAGAAGTCCGCGTAAAAGCCAAAGAGATGACGGTCGAAAATATCGATCAGTTTTTCGTGGAAGTCCATGAAAAACAGAAGTTTGATACATTGACCAATCTGTTGGATGTACATGTGCCGGATCTGGCTATCATCTTCGGAAGGACGAAAAAACGAGTAGATGAAGTAACAGAAGGTCTGCAAGCACGTGGGTTCCGCGCGGAAGGCATTCATGGGGACCTGACACAAGGCAAGCGGATGTCCGTTCTCAACAAATTTAAAAACGGACGCATCGAGATTCTTGTGGCCACCGATGTGGCGGCAAGAGGATTGGATATTTCCGGCGTTACCCACGTATATAACTTTGATGTACCACAGGATCCGGAAAGCTATGTGCACCGAATCGGACGTACCGGAAGAGCTGGCAAAGGCGGTGAAGCCGTTTCTTTCATCACACCGAGAGAAATACCGCATTTGCACTTGATTGAAAAAGTCACCAAAGGCAAAATCAAACGGCTACAGGCTCCGTCCATGGACGAAGCGCTACGCGGCCAACAGCAAATCACGGTCGAAAAAATGCAGTCTACGATTGAAAAACAGGATTTGCAGTCTTATCGGGAAACAGCCAATGAATTGTTAAATCAGTATGATTCGGTCACAATCGTTTCGGCTGCCTTGAAACTGTTGACTAAGGAACGACGCAATGCACCGGTCAAACTGACTTCGATTGCGCCTGTCAGTGTAAAACAGGCACACAAAGATAAAAACAAGAAAAAGTATCGCGGTAACGATAAACGGAACTATTCCCGTAAAGGCAAGCCATCCGGCAAACCTTCCCGAAACCGTAAGTTCCAGAATAAGCGTAATTCAAACAATAATCGCGGCCAAAACTATTAA